The Corallococcus macrosporus genome segment ACGTCACGCTGTCCGACGGACGTGCGCTGCGGGCGAAGTACCTCGTCGGGTGCGACGGCGGACGCAGCTTCGTCCGCAAGACGGCGGGCATCGAGTTCCCCGGATGGGACGCGTCCATCAGCTACCTCATCGCCGAGGTCGAAATGACCGGAACGCCCGCGTTCGGCATCCGCAGGGATGAGAAGGGCACCTACGCCATGGGCCCGGCGGAGGGTGGACGCGTGGGCGTCGTGCTGAGAGAGGAGCAGGTCGTCACGGGCGAGGCGCCGACCCTCGAGCTCCTGCGCGCGGGGCTCGTCGCGCTCTACGGGACGGACTTCGGCCTGCGTGGCGCCACGTACCTCTCGAGGTTCAGTGACATGACTCGGCAGGCGGCGTCCTACCGCAACGGGCGGGTGCTCCTGGCCGGCGACGCGGCCCACGTGCACTCGCCGATGGGCGGGCAGGGACTCAACCTCGGCGTGCAGGATGCCGTGAACCTGGGATGGAAGCTGGCCCAGGTCGTGCGCGGCGTCTCGCCGGAGAGCCTGTTGGACACGTACCAGGCCGAGCGGCACCCCGTCGCGGCCCGTGCGCTGCGCAAGACCATGGCGCAGACCGCGCTGAGCCGGGGGGATGCGCGCATGGACGCCGTGCGCGAGACGCTGTCCGAGCTGTTGAAGATGGACGCCCCCCGCAAGCAGTACGCGGCGATGATGTCTGGGTTGGACATCCACTACGACCTGGGCACCGGACACCCGCTGCTCGGGCGCCGCATGCCGGACCTCGACGTAACCACCCCGGATGGCCCGCGGCGCGTGTTCCATCTGTTGCACGGCGCGCGGCCCGTGCTGCTCGACCTGGGCGAGCCCGGCACGCTCGACATCACGCCCTGGGCGGACCGGGTTCAGCGGGTCGCTGCTCGCTACGCGGGAGCGTGGGAGCTTCCGGTGCTCGGCGCGGTCACGGCG includes the following:
- a CDS encoding FAD-dependent monooxygenase; its protein translation is MHTDVGTQHAVVIAGGGPTGLMLAAELALARVDVAIVERRGSQDVIGWRSRGLHARSLEVLDQRGVAERFTSQGQAVQNVAFGQAPLDLSDFPTRHNHGLALKQEHFERILAEWVGELAVPVYRGCELTGFAQGDTGVDVTLSDGRALRAKYLVGCDGGRSFVRKTAGIEFPGWDASISYLIAEVEMTGTPAFGIRRDEKGTYAMGPAEGGRVGVVLREEQVVTGEAPTLELLRAGLVALYGTDFGLRGATYLSRFSDMTRQAASYRNGRVLLAGDAAHVHSPMGGQGLNLGVQDAVNLGWKLAQVVRGVSPESLLDTYQAERHPVAARALRKTMAQTALSRGDARMDAVRETLSELLKMDAPRKQYAAMMSGLDIHYDLGTGHPLLGRRMPDLDVTTPDGPRRVFHLLHGARPVLLDLGEPGTLDITPWADRVQRVAARYAGAWELPVLGAVTAPVAVLIRPDGHVAWVGEGTDQGLREALTRWFGSPRAT